From one Streptomyces sp. CA-210063 genomic stretch:
- a CDS encoding zf-HC2 domain-containing protein has translation MSGSRPTPAEQHLGDRLSALVDGELGHEARDRVLAHLATCAKCKVEADEQRRLKNVFAEAAPPPPSESFLARLQMLPAGGDTGGGSPLSGGFGGRLGGAAGGPGLPVDPSDSRDFADFGVFGPGSDSFGYLPSGPHGGALTPSEGRGLLGGRGFLGDRGFLSGRGFLGDRGALGDRGFLSGGRDLSGGADTGADREERAAHDRGVTGDRGFRIHDVSRQEAERSASRGMRFAFVAAGAVSLAAIALGGVTSGVPVETADARGGSGSGSNVTPLRTQASGTVPSPESQRRRGAVGPLLGLGQQSTGEVPVAPTEISAPLLPGVPAPAGQDRQAVHPLTTPVLAGAAVMSPLIRPLTAAPPLQLTGWSQAPELTGPGLLTAPDAASSPTPTSPVLR, from the coding sequence GTGAGTGGATCCCGGCCTACGCCCGCTGAGCAGCATCTGGGAGACCGTCTTTCCGCCCTCGTCGACGGAGAGCTCGGTCATGAGGCGCGCGACCGCGTCCTGGCACATCTCGCCACCTGTGCGAAGTGCAAGGTGGAGGCGGACGAGCAGCGCCGTCTGAAGAACGTCTTCGCGGAGGCCGCCCCGCCGCCTCCGTCCGAGAGCTTTCTGGCCCGTCTCCAGATGCTCCCGGCGGGCGGCGACACCGGCGGCGGCTCGCCGCTGTCCGGTGGCTTCGGAGGAAGACTCGGTGGTGCGGCCGGTGGGCCGGGCCTGCCCGTCGACCCCTCCGACTCCCGGGACTTCGCCGACTTCGGTGTCTTCGGACCCGGCAGCGACTCCTTCGGATACCTCCCGTCGGGACCACATGGCGGCGCGCTGACGCCGTCGGAGGGCCGTGGACTGCTCGGCGGCCGTGGGTTCCTCGGTGATCGAGGCTTTCTGAGCGGGCGCGGTTTCCTCGGTGACCGCGGAGCGCTGGGCGACCGGGGCTTCCTGAGCGGCGGACGCGACCTCTCCGGGGGCGCGGACACCGGCGCGGACCGGGAGGAGAGAGCCGCCCACGACAGAGGAGTCACGGGCGACCGTGGCTTTCGGATCCATGATGTGAGCCGGCAGGAGGCCGAGCGCTCGGCCTCACGCGGCATGCGCTTCGCCTTCGTGGCGGCCGGCGCGGTGTCGCTGGCCGCGATCGCCCTCGGTGGCGTGACCAGCGGGGTGCCCGTCGAGACGGCGGACGCCCGGGGCGGCTCCGGATCAGGCAGCAATGTCACACCGCTGCGGACACAGGCTTCGGGGACGGTTCCGTCCCCCGAGTCGCAGCGCCGCCGGGGAGCCGTCGGGCCGCTGCTCGGACTGGGCCAGCAGTCCACCGGGGAGGTGCCCGTCGCCCCGACGGAGATCTCCGCACCCCTGCTGCCCGGAGTCCCCGCTCCGGCCGGCCAGGACCGTCAGGCCGTACACCCGCTGACCACACCCGTGTTGGCCGGTGCCGCCGTCATGTCCCCGCTCATACGTCCGCTCACCGCCGCACCGCCGCTCCAGCTGACCGGCTGGTCGCAGGCACCCGAGCTCACGGGACCGGGCCTGCTGACGGCTCCCGACGCCGCCTCGTCCCCCACACCCACCTCGCCCGTCCTCCGCTGA
- a CDS encoding Mrp/NBP35 family ATP-binding protein, with amino-acid sequence MATEDAVREALSTVNDPEINRPITELGMVKSVDIGADGTVAVAVYLTVSGCPMRDTITQRVTDAVSRVEGVTRVDVELDVMSDEQRKELATALRGGQAEREVPFAKPGSLTRVYAVASGKGGVGKSSVTVNLAAAMAADGLKVGVVDADIYGHSVPRMLGAEGLPTQVENMIMPPSAHGVKVISIGMFTPGNTPVVWRGPMLHRALQQFLSDVYWGDLDVLLLDLPPGTGDIAISVAQLVPNAEILVVTTPQQAAAEVAERAGSIAVQTHQKIVGVVENMSGLPCPHCDEMVDVFGTGGGQSVADGLTRTTGATVPVLGNIPIDVRLREGGDEGRPVVLSDPDSPAGAALRAIAGKLGGRQRGLSGMSLGITPRNKF; translated from the coding sequence ATGGCTACGGAAGACGCGGTGCGTGAAGCACTGTCGACGGTGAACGACCCCGAGATCAACCGACCCATCACCGAGCTCGGGATGGTCAAGTCGGTGGACATCGGTGCGGACGGAACGGTCGCGGTCGCCGTGTACCTGACGGTCTCCGGCTGCCCCATGCGCGACACGATCACCCAGCGGGTGACCGACGCGGTCTCGCGGGTCGAGGGCGTCACCCGCGTCGACGTCGAGCTCGACGTCATGAGCGACGAGCAGCGCAAGGAGCTGGCGACCGCGCTGCGCGGCGGCCAGGCCGAGCGCGAGGTCCCGTTCGCGAAGCCGGGTTCGCTCACGCGCGTGTACGCCGTGGCCTCCGGCAAGGGCGGCGTCGGCAAGTCCTCGGTGACGGTGAACCTGGCGGCGGCCATGGCGGCCGACGGCCTCAAGGTCGGTGTCGTCGACGCCGACATCTACGGCCACTCCGTGCCCCGCATGCTGGGTGCCGAGGGCCTTCCCACCCAGGTCGAGAACATGATCATGCCGCCGTCCGCGCACGGTGTGAAGGTCATCTCGATCGGCATGTTCACCCCCGGCAACACCCCCGTCGTCTGGCGCGGCCCGATGCTCCACCGCGCCCTCCAGCAGTTCCTCTCGGACGTCTACTGGGGCGACCTGGACGTCCTGCTCCTCGACCTCCCGCCGGGCACGGGCGACATCGCCATCTCGGTGGCCCAGCTGGTCCCGAACGCCGAGATCCTCGTCGTCACGACCCCGCAGCAGGCGGCGGCCGAGGTCGCCGAGCGCGCCGGCTCCATCGCCGTGCAGACCCACCAGAAGATCGTCGGCGTCGTCGAGAACATGTCGGGCCTCCCGTGCCCGCACTGCGACGAGATGGTCGACGTCTTCGGCACGGGCGGCGGCCAGTCCGTCGCCGACGGCCTCACCCGCACCACCGGCGCCACCGTCCCGGTCCTCGGCAACATCCCCATCGACGTCCGGCTCCGCGAGGGCGGCGACGAGGGCCGCCCCGTCGTCCTCTCCGACCCCGACTCCCCCGCCGGCGCGGCCCTGCGAGCCATCGCGGGCAAGCTGGGCGGCCGTCAGAGGGGCCTGTCGGGCATGAGCCTGGGAATCACCCCGAGGAACAAGTTCTAG
- a CDS encoding DUF1003 domain-containing protein, with product MRERTPSGATARPRTRLDQPLPRRTRFLPEWDPEAFGRLSERVARFIGTGRFLVWMTVVVIVWVVWNVFAPRDLRFDNYPFIFLTLMLSLQASYAAPLILLAQNRQDDRARVDLEQDRKQNERSIADTEYLTREIAALRIGLGEVATRDWLRSELQDLVRELNEHGGDGHRETRTVFPPEHPRGRDMGDR from the coding sequence ATGCGGGAGCGCACGCCCTCAGGCGCCACCGCGCGCCCGCGTACGCGTCTCGATCAGCCGCTGCCGCGCCGGACCCGGTTCCTGCCCGAGTGGGACCCGGAGGCCTTCGGACGGCTCTCGGAGCGGGTCGCGCGGTTCATCGGCACCGGACGGTTCCTCGTCTGGATGACCGTCGTCGTCATCGTGTGGGTGGTGTGGAACGTGTTCGCCCCGCGCGACCTGCGTTTCGACAACTACCCCTTCATCTTCCTGACCCTGATGCTCTCCCTCCAGGCCTCGTACGCCGCCCCGCTGATCCTCCTCGCGCAGAACCGCCAGGACGACCGCGCCCGGGTCGACCTGGAACAGGACCGCAAGCAGAACGAGCGCTCGATCGCCGACACCGAGTATCTGACCAGGGAGATCGCCGCGCTGCGGATCGGCCTCGGCGAGGTGGCCACCCGCGACTGGCTGCGCTCCGAGCTCCAGGACCTGGTCAGGGAACTGAACGAGCACGGCGGCGACGGCCATCGCGAGACGCGGACCGTATTCCCGCCGGAACATCCGCGCGGACGTGACATGGGCGACCGCTGA
- a CDS encoding sec-independent translocase — translation MFNDIGALEVVTLVVLAVLVFGPDKLPKVIQDITRTIRKIREFSDSAKADIRSELGPEFKDFDFEDLNPKTFIRKQLDNEELGLKEIRSGFDLKKEMAELTDAVHGSESSSSSSSTAGAESGGSSGGTIDMTKKKLELEERPPYDMDAT, via the coding sequence GTGTTCAATGACATAGGTGCGCTCGAGGTGGTGACGCTCGTCGTCCTCGCCGTGCTCGTCTTCGGTCCGGACAAGCTCCCGAAGGTGATCCAGGACATCACGCGGACCATCCGCAAGATCCGCGAGTTCTCGGACAGCGCCAAGGCGGACATCCGCAGCGAACTGGGCCCGGAGTTCAAGGACTTCGACTTCGAGGACCTCAACCCCAAGACGTTCATCCGCAAGCAGCTGGACAACGAAGAGCTGGGGCTGAAGGAGATCCGCAGCGGCTTCGACCTGAAGAAGGAGATGGCCGAGCTCACGGACGCGGTCCACGGCTCCGAGTCCTCGTCGTCGTCCTCTTCCACCGCCGGCGCCGAGTCCGGTGGTTCCTCCGGCGGAACCATCGACATGACCAAGAAGAAGCTGGAGCTGGAGGAGCGTCCGCCGTACGACATGGACGCCACCTGA
- a CDS encoding O-methyltransferase — translation MSRFPTATDTVTPRQPRGHKERVITGNRLTSWAFADAFVAEDDALRWARDRAREAGLRSVSPGTGAALRVLAATVDAKAVAEIGTGTGVSGIHLLHGMRADGVLTTVDPEPDHQQFARQAFRAAGFASNRARFIPGHALDVLPRLADAGYDLVFCDGDRLESLDYLAESLRLLRPGGLVAFEGVFASGRTVDSNPQPTEVIRLRELLRTVRESPELVPSLLPVGDGLLCAVKR, via the coding sequence ATCAGCAGGTTCCCGACGGCAACGGATACAGTCACGCCCAGGCAACCACGGGGACATAAGGAGAGGGTCATTACCGGCAACCGGCTGACGAGCTGGGCGTTCGCCGACGCCTTTGTCGCCGAGGACGACGCGCTGCGCTGGGCCCGCGACCGGGCCCGAGAGGCAGGGCTGCGCTCGGTGTCGCCCGGCACGGGCGCCGCGCTGCGGGTGCTCGCCGCCACCGTGGACGCGAAAGCGGTGGCGGAGATCGGAACCGGGACCGGTGTCTCCGGGATCCATCTGCTGCACGGTATGCGGGCGGACGGGGTGCTGACCACCGTGGATCCGGAGCCGGATCACCAGCAGTTCGCCCGGCAGGCGTTCCGCGCCGCCGGCTTCGCCAGCAACCGCGCGCGCTTCATCCCGGGCCACGCCCTGGACGTACTGCCCCGGCTCGCGGACGCCGGGTACGACCTGGTCTTCTGTGACGGTGACCGGCTGGAGAGCCTCGACTACCTCGCTGAATCGTTGCGTCTGCTGAGACCCGGCGGGCTGGTCGCCTTCGAGGGCGTCTTCGCCAGCGGGCGCACGGTGGACTCGAACCCCCAGCCGACCGAGGTCATACGCCTGCGGGAGCTGCTGCGAACGGTCCGCGAGAGCCCGGAACTCGTACCGTCCCTGCTCCCGGTGGGCGACGGCCTGCTGTGCGCCGTCAAGCGCTGA
- the sigE gene encoding RNA polymerase sigma factor SigE, with protein MLRRFLGSAGRPKSVNDTADHSHADVAQTATFTTDAHAQAWTPPTWEEIVSTHSGRVYRLAYRLTGNQHDAEDLTQEVFVRVFRSLSTYTPGTFEGWLHRITTNLFLDMVRRKQRIRFDALGDDAAERLPSREPTPQQIFNDAHFDADVQQALDTLAPEFRAAVVLCDIEGLSYEEIAATLGVKLGTVRSRIHRGRSQLRKALAHRSPEARAEQRRGFTVPRVPVLGGGGATA; from the coding sequence GTGCTGCGGCGCTTCCTCGGATCGGCGGGCAGGCCCAAATCCGTGAACGACACCGCTGACCACAGCCACGCCGACGTCGCACAGACCGCGACCTTCACCACGGACGCGCACGCGCAGGCGTGGACTCCGCCCACCTGGGAGGAGATCGTCAGCACCCACAGCGGCCGTGTCTACCGGCTCGCCTACCGTCTGACCGGCAATCAGCACGACGCCGAGGACCTCACCCAGGAGGTCTTCGTCCGCGTCTTCCGCTCCCTGTCGACGTACACGCCCGGCACCTTCGAGGGCTGGCTGCACCGCATCACCACGAACCTCTTCCTGGACATGGTCCGGCGCAAGCAGCGCATCCGCTTCGACGCCCTCGGGGACGACGCGGCCGAGCGCCTGCCCAGCCGCGAGCCCACCCCGCAGCAGATCTTCAACGACGCGCACTTCGACGCCGACGTCCAGCAGGCGCTGGACACCCTCGCGCCCGAGTTCCGCGCCGCCGTCGTCCTCTGCGACATCGAAGGACTGTCGTACGAGGAGATCGCCGCGACCCTGGGCGTCAAGCTCGGCACGGTCCGCTCCCGGATCCACCGCGGCCGCTCCCAGCTCCGCAAGGCCCTCGCGCACCGCTCCCCGGAGGCCCGGGCCGAGCAGCGCCGCGGGTTCACGGTGCCGCGGGTGCCCGTGCTGGGAGGAGGGGGCGCGACCGCGTGA
- a CDS encoding DUF3117 domain-containing protein, protein MAAMKPRTGDGPLEVTKEGRGIVMRVPLEGGGRLVVELTPDEADALGDALKKVVG, encoded by the coding sequence ATGGCGGCCATGAAGCCGCGGACGGGCGATGGCCCGCTCGAGGTGACCAAGGAGGGGCGGGGCATCGTCATGCGCGTTCCGCTCGAAGGCGGCGGTCGGCTCGTCGTCGAGCTGACCCCGGACGAGGCCGACGCACTGGGCGACGCCCTCAAGAAGGTCGTCGGCTGA
- a CDS encoding magnesium transporter MgtE N-terminal domain-containing protein encodes MAASAPRIFVSHLSGVAVFDPNGDQVGRVRDLVVILRVGRKPPRLLGLVVELSTRRRIFLPMTRITGVESGQVITTGVVNVRRFEQRPTERLVIGELLDRRVQLVETGEEVTVRDISVQQLPARRDWEIDRVFVRKGKGGAFRRHKGETLTVEWSAVTGFSLEEQGQGAESLLATFEQLRPADLANVLHHLSPKRRAEVANALDDDRLADVLEELPEDDQIEILGKLKEERAADVLEAMDPDDAADLLAELPEEEQERLLTLMQPEEAADVRRLLAYEEKTAGGLMTTEPIVLRPDATVADALARVRNPDLSPALAAQVYVCRPPDETPTGKYLGTVHFQRLLRDPPYTLVSAILDDDLQPLDPKAALRAVAGFFATYDMVAAPVVDESGSLLGAVTVDDVLDHMLPEDWRETEFHLYEDNGDADDERAGDGS; translated from the coding sequence ATGGCGGCGTCGGCGCCCCGGATCTTCGTCTCCCATCTCTCCGGCGTCGCCGTCTTCGACCCGAACGGCGACCAGGTGGGCCGGGTCCGCGATCTCGTCGTCATCCTGCGGGTGGGCCGGAAGCCGCCGCGGCTGCTCGGGCTGGTCGTCGAACTGTCCACGCGCCGCCGGATCTTCCTGCCCATGACCCGGATCACCGGCGTGGAGTCGGGCCAGGTCATCACCACCGGCGTCGTGAACGTGCGCCGCTTCGAACAGCGGCCCACCGAGCGGCTCGTCATCGGGGAACTGCTCGACCGCCGGGTGCAGCTGGTGGAGACGGGCGAGGAGGTGACCGTCCGCGACATCTCGGTGCAGCAGCTGCCGGCCCGCCGGGACTGGGAGATCGACCGGGTGTTCGTCCGCAAGGGCAAGGGCGGGGCGTTCCGGCGGCACAAGGGCGAGACGCTGACCGTGGAGTGGTCGGCGGTCACCGGGTTCTCGCTGGAGGAGCAGGGGCAGGGCGCCGAGAGCCTCCTCGCCACCTTCGAACAGCTCCGCCCGGCCGACCTCGCCAACGTGCTGCACCACCTCTCTCCCAAGCGCCGGGCCGAGGTCGCCAACGCACTCGACGACGATCGTCTCGCCGATGTCCTGGAGGAGCTGCCCGAGGACGACCAGATCGAGATCCTCGGCAAGCTGAAGGAGGAGCGGGCCGCCGATGTCCTGGAGGCCATGGACCCGGACGACGCGGCCGACCTGCTCGCCGAGCTGCCGGAGGAGGAACAGGAGCGGCTGCTGACGCTGATGCAGCCGGAGGAGGCGGCGGACGTACGGCGGCTCCTGGCGTACGAGGAGAAGACCGCCGGCGGCCTGATGACCACCGAGCCGATCGTGCTGCGCCCGGACGCGACCGTCGCCGACGCCCTCGCCCGGGTCCGCAACCCCGATCTGTCCCCCGCGCTCGCCGCCCAGGTGTACGTGTGCCGGCCGCCGGACGAGACGCCGACCGGCAAGTACCTCGGCACGGTCCACTTCCAGCGGCTGCTGCGGGACCCCCCGTACACGTTGGTCAGCGCGATCCTCGACGACGATCTCCAGCCGCTGGACCCGAAGGCCGCGCTGCGGGCCGTCGCCGGGTTCTTCGCGACGTACGACATGGTCGCGGCGCCCGTGGTCGACGAGAGCGGCTCGCTGCTGGGCGCGGTGACCGTGGACGACGTACTGGACCACATGCTGCCCGAGGACTGGCGGGAGACGGAGTTCCATCTGTACGAGGACAACGGCGACGCCGACGACGAGAGGGCCGGCGATGGTTCCTGA
- a CDS encoding suppressor of fused domain protein has product MADVLPLVEARLRTALGEPDARAAVTFLGTDRIEVLRFTDGDVVRYVTLGMSAQPMADPTAVLADPVKGPRAELVLSVRHGIADTDKVLRPLAVLAASPQVEGVIVAPGASLDVGGPLWRGAPFTSVLVAESGGLVEDLELDAPADPVRFLPLLPMTANEAAWKRVHGAQALQERWLTHGTDLRDPVRKSVALD; this is encoded by the coding sequence ATGGCTGATGTTCTTCCGTTGGTGGAGGCCCGTTTGCGCACCGCGCTGGGCGAACCGGACGCGCGCGCCGCGGTCACCTTTCTCGGCACGGACCGCATCGAGGTGCTCCGTTTCACCGACGGCGACGTCGTCCGCTACGTCACGCTCGGCATGTCCGCCCAGCCGATGGCCGACCCCACCGCGGTGCTCGCCGACCCCGTCAAGGGTCCCCGCGCCGAGCTCGTCCTGTCCGTACGGCACGGCATCGCCGACACCGACAAGGTGCTCCGCCCGCTCGCCGTGCTCGCCGCGTCCCCGCAGGTCGAGGGGGTGATCGTGGCCCCCGGCGCCTCCCTCGACGTGGGCGGTCCGCTGTGGCGCGGCGCCCCCTTCACCTCCGTCCTCGTCGCCGAGTCGGGCGGCCTGGTCGAGGACCTCGAACTCGACGCGCCCGCCGATCCCGTACGTTTCCTGCCACTTCTCCCGATGACCGCGAACGAGGCCGCCTGGAAGCGGGTGCACGGCGCCCAGGCCCTCCAGGAGCGCTGGCTCACCCATGGGACGGACCTCCGGGACCCGGTCCGCAAGTCGGTCGCCCTCGACTGA
- a CDS encoding magnesium and cobalt transport protein CorA, protein MSMIHNLRAAVRPARPSRLSLRKDGGVYDATRPAEAATAVVDCAVYRDGARVAFERNLTPHEAIRQVRRDGGFVWIGLHEPSEAEFAGIAAEFGLHPLAVEDAVHAHQRPKLERYDDTLFTVFKTIHYVEHDELTATSEVVESGEVMCFTGRDFFITVRHGGQGSLRALRHRLQDDPELLAKGPSAVLHAIADHVVDGYVAVADAVQDDIDEVETEVFSPGRKGTPRGTDAGRIYQLKREVMEFKRAVLPLVRPMQLLSERPMRLIDPDIQKYFRDVADHLARVQEQVVGFDELLNSILQANLAQASVAQNEDMRKITSWAAIIAVPTMVCGVYGMNFDYMPETHWKYGYPVVLGVTVALCLGIHRTLKRNGWL, encoded by the coding sequence ATGTCGATGATCCACAACCTGCGTGCCGCAGTTCGTCCGGCCCGTCCCTCGCGTCTGTCGCTGCGCAAGGACGGCGGCGTGTACGACGCCACGCGTCCGGCGGAGGCGGCGACGGCCGTCGTGGACTGCGCCGTCTACCGCGACGGAGCGCGCGTCGCGTTCGAGCGGAACCTGACGCCGCATGAGGCGATCCGTCAGGTGCGCCGCGACGGCGGCTTCGTCTGGATCGGCCTGCACGAGCCGTCGGAGGCCGAATTCGCCGGTATCGCCGCTGAGTTCGGGCTGCACCCGCTGGCCGTGGAGGACGCGGTGCACGCGCACCAGCGACCGAAGCTGGAGCGCTACGACGACACCCTCTTCACGGTCTTCAAGACCATCCACTACGTCGAGCACGACGAACTCACCGCCACCAGCGAGGTGGTGGAGTCCGGCGAGGTCATGTGCTTCACCGGGCGGGACTTCTTCATCACCGTCCGGCACGGCGGGCAGGGTTCGCTGCGGGCGCTGCGTCACCGGCTGCAGGACGACCCGGAGTTGCTCGCCAAGGGCCCCTCGGCCGTGCTGCACGCCATCGCCGACCACGTCGTCGACGGATACGTGGCGGTCGCGGACGCCGTGCAGGACGACATCGACGAGGTGGAGACGGAGGTGTTCTCTCCCGGGCGCAAGGGCACGCCCCGGGGTACCGACGCGGGCCGGATCTACCAACTCAAGCGCGAGGTCATGGAGTTCAAGCGTGCGGTGCTGCCGCTGGTGCGGCCCATGCAGCTGCTGAGCGAGCGGCCGATGCGGCTGATCGACCCGGACATCCAGAAGTACTTCCGTGACGTGGCCGACCACCTCGCCCGGGTGCAGGAGCAGGTCGTCGGCTTCGACGAACTCCTCAACTCGATCCTCCAGGCGAACCTGGCGCAGGCCTCCGTCGCCCAGAACGAGGACATGCGCAAGATCACGTCCTGGGCGGCCATCATCGCCGTACCGACGATGGTGTGTGGCGTCTACGGCATGAACTTCGACTACATGCCGGAGACGCACTGGAAGTACGGCTACCCGGTCGTCCTCGGCGTCACGGTCGCGCTGTGTCTGGGCATCCACCGGACGCTCAAGCGCAACGGGTGGCTGTAG
- a CDS encoding trypsin-like peptidase domain-containing protein, translating to MPTSAGAPTNGAATSEGAPTPAGATSPGALTPTGATSPGALTPTGATSAAAPTHAQATSAAPQPALVTPANDTVVPPTAPPPTTAGLYPDAPQPDAGPHPTTAQSATAPYPEAPQPAAAPFPEARQPAAASYPGASHPEAAPFPEAPQPVAASYPESSQPAAVPFPGAPQPAAVPYPEAAQPSGASYAYPSQPGPAPFRDSGAPAPYGDGRQPAPAAYADPSQPVFADAPHAAPQGPWQNYDPWAGSGSLQQNGAGVADVARRRRRRVKALLVGALLIAVVAGGIGGAVGAYLERNGGVGEVELPQAGDGVTGRAPDSVAEIAASALPGVVTLHVSGASAQGTGTGFVLDERGHILTNNHVVDPAGTSGDISVTFSGGETAKATIVGRDTGYDLAVVKVSDVSGLEPLPLGNSDEVRVGDPVVAIGAPFDLANTVTSGIISAKERPITAGGESGDVSDVSYVDALQTDAPINPGNSGGPLLDGKGRVIGINSAIRSAGSGSESDGGQAGSIGLGFAIPINQGKRVAEELINTGKATHPVIGVTLDMDYAGDGARIGDEGSGGGSAVTAGGPADRAGIRSGDVITEVDGQRVHSGDELIVKVRAHRPGDRLELTLQRNGKEQTVTLTLGSSGGG from the coding sequence ATGCCCACGTCGGCGGGGGCGCCGACGAACGGTGCGGCGACCTCTGAGGGGGCTCCAACGCCCGCCGGGGCTACTTCGCCTGGCGCCCTGACGCCCACCGGGGCTACTTCGCCTGGCGCCCTGACGCCCACCGGGGCAACGTCGGCCGCCGCCCCGACCCACGCGCAAGCGACCTCGGCTGCCCCCCAGCCCGCGCTGGTGACCCCGGCCAACGACACCGTCGTACCGCCGACTGCGCCTCCGCCGACGACGGCCGGCCTGTACCCGGACGCACCTCAACCGGACGCGGGCCCGCATCCGACTACGGCTCAGTCGGCGACGGCGCCGTACCCGGAGGCGCCCCAGCCTGCGGCGGCTCCCTTCCCGGAGGCGCGGCAGCCTGCGGCGGCTTCGTACCCCGGGGCCTCCCACCCCGAGGCAGCCCCCTTCCCGGAGGCGCCGCAGCCCGTGGCGGCTTCGTACCCGGAGTCCTCCCAGCCCGCCGCAGTTCCCTTCCCCGGCGCGCCCCAGCCCGCCGCAGTCCCGTACCCGGAGGCGGCTCAGCCCTCAGGGGCCTCCTACGCGTATCCGTCTCAGCCGGGGCCTGCGCCCTTCCGGGACTCGGGTGCGCCGGCTCCGTATGGGGACGGGAGGCAGCCCGCGCCGGCCGCCTATGCGGATCCGTCGCAACCGGTCTTCGCGGACGCCCCTCACGCTGCCCCGCAGGGGCCCTGGCAGAACTACGATCCGTGGGCCGGATCGGGGTCGTTGCAGCAGAACGGGGCCGGGGTGGCCGATGTGGCGCGGCGGCGTCGGCGGCGGGTGAAGGCGCTGCTGGTCGGGGCCTTGTTGATCGCCGTCGTGGCCGGAGGCATCGGCGGAGCCGTGGGCGCTTATCTGGAGCGGAACGGCGGGGTCGGCGAGGTCGAGCTGCCGCAGGCCGGCGACGGGGTGACGGGGCGGGCGCCCGACAGCGTCGCCGAGATCGCCGCCAGCGCGCTGCCCGGCGTCGTGACGCTGCATGTGAGCGGCGCGAGCGCGCAGGGCACCGGCACCGGGTTCGTGCTCGACGAGCGGGGGCACATCCTCACGAACAACCACGTCGTCGACCCCGCCGGCACGAGCGGCGACATATCGGTGACGTTCAGCGGCGGCGAGACCGCCAAGGCCACCATCGTCGGCCGGGACACCGGCTACGACCTGGCCGTCGTCAAGGTGTCCGACGTCAGCGGACTCGAGCCGTTGCCCCTCGGCAACTCGGACGAGGTCCGGGTCGGCGACCCGGTCGTCGCCATCGGCGCCCCCTTCGACCTGGCCAACACCGTCACATCCGGCATCATCAGCGCCAAGGAACGCCCCATCACGGCCGGCGGTGAGAGCGGTGACGTCAGCGACGTGTCGTACGTGGACGCGTTGCAGACCGACGCGCCGATAAACCCGGGCAACTCCGGCGGCCCGCTTCTCGACGGCAAGGGCCGGGTGATCGGCATCAACAGCGCCATCCGGTCCGCCGGCAGCGGCTCGGAGTCGGACGGCGGACAGGCGGGTTCGATCGGGCTCGGCTTCGCGATACCCATCAACCAGGGGAAGCGCGTCGCCGAGGAGCTGATCAACACGGGCAAGGCGACCCACCCGGTGATCGGTGTCACCCTCGACATGGACTACGCGGGCGACGGCGCCCGCATCGGCGACGAGGGCAGCGGCGGCGGTTCCGCGGTGACCGCCGGCGGCCCGGCCGACCGGGCGGGCATCCGCTCGGGTGACGTCATCACCGAGGTCGACGGGCAGCGCGTCCACTCCGGCGACGAGCTGATCGTCAAGGTCCGCGCCCACCGGCCCGGCGACCGCCTGGAGCTCACCCTCCAGCGGAACGGCAAGGAGCAGACGGTCACCCTGACCCTCGGCTCGTCCGGCGGCGGCTGA